In Oryzihumus leptocrescens, the following are encoded in one genomic region:
- a CDS encoding GNAT family N-acetyltransferase: MPTATPAPVGPRGSVPALPDQAAYDALSRDGVTLHLRPVAAADRAALGRLVQALSPRSAYQRFLTAARPAAVDYVEELFDPARTTDTVLATWRGEVVGVGSTHRLTPTSVEVALLVDDAHQGRGLGTLMLEDLVARSRGRGVRSMAAWLLRTNTQMLEVFAHLGLPLHTEVEGGDTLAVTLSLRGSAELERAVAERQRAAVVRSLTPLLRPQSVVVVGAGARRDGVGHQVLTHLRRGEFRGHLYAVNRRGHPVAGVVAQRRVTDLPGPVDLAVVAVPAESVLQVARDCVARGVGAMAVLSAGFGESNGGAAAEAELRQICRDGGVRLLGPNCMGLVNTERALRLDASFLPSAPARGPVAVIAQSGAVAASIVAMLAARGLGVSTLVTIGNSPDVGPADLLAWAAEDRRTKVAVVHVESLEDPEQVVRSTAAMVGSMPVVLLKSGRTPVAASAAHSHTGAAAADDAAVDALCRRAGLLRVDSLTELVDTAAVLALQRPPRGARTVVVGNSGGTGVLALDACAEAGLLGPELTQHTVMRLRSLLPRSAAIGPLVDTTAAANLAQLTAAVSTLADDPGVDAVVAVVIALEQLPAAIVRDMLDQVSRDHPRTTFVASGVELAADPGAMVPAVADPRHAVRALANAVAWSTSTSERAAAQSAAAATTAPAPGSEPAPAPAGAAGVPVPHERDEAARSVVREVLKASPTGAWLTPGQVRTLLRDHDVELVPVIEADDPGTAAEAAAMLPFPVVLKGLGPTLLHKSVHGAVVLGLRSADEVRAAAREMLTHLDDAVTDFVVQPQVHGRPELIVGGVRLPHWGALVMVGRGGVDTEVDPDRAWGLAPVPEPEAAVMIRSLRCAGAVRGPHGQSAADPHALTRLVHQVSELMDQVPEVVELDLNPVIVGDQHPLVVDARVRVAPAPDLPWRAGLRRLRE; this comes from the coding sequence ATGCCCACCGCCACGCCCGCGCCCGTCGGCCCCCGCGGCTCCGTCCCCGCCCTGCCCGACCAGGCGGCGTACGACGCCCTCTCGCGTGACGGGGTCACGCTCCACCTGCGCCCGGTGGCGGCGGCGGACCGGGCGGCCCTGGGGCGCCTCGTGCAGGCGCTGTCGCCGCGCTCGGCCTACCAGCGGTTCCTCACCGCGGCCCGGCCGGCCGCGGTCGACTACGTCGAGGAGCTGTTCGACCCTGCCCGCACCACCGACACCGTGCTGGCGACCTGGCGCGGGGAGGTCGTCGGGGTGGGCTCGACGCACCGGCTCACGCCGACCTCGGTGGAGGTGGCGCTGCTGGTCGACGACGCCCACCAGGGGCGCGGTCTGGGCACGCTCATGCTGGAGGACCTCGTGGCGCGCTCGCGCGGCCGCGGGGTGCGGAGCATGGCCGCGTGGCTGCTGCGCACGAACACCCAGATGCTGGAGGTCTTCGCCCACCTGGGGCTGCCGCTGCACACCGAGGTCGAGGGCGGCGACACGCTCGCCGTGACCCTGTCGCTGCGCGGGTCGGCCGAGCTCGAACGGGCCGTGGCCGAGCGGCAGCGCGCGGCGGTGGTGCGCTCGCTGACCCCGCTGCTGCGGCCGCAGTCCGTCGTCGTGGTCGGGGCCGGCGCCCGTCGCGACGGGGTCGGCCACCAGGTGCTCACGCACCTGCGCCGCGGCGAGTTCCGCGGCCACCTGTATGCCGTGAACCGTCGCGGGCACCCGGTCGCCGGCGTGGTGGCCCAGCGCCGGGTGACCGACCTGCCGGGGCCGGTGGACCTCGCGGTGGTGGCGGTCCCCGCCGAGTCGGTGCTGCAGGTCGCCCGCGACTGCGTCGCCCGGGGGGTCGGCGCGATGGCGGTGCTCAGCGCGGGGTTCGGGGAGAGCAACGGGGGTGCGGCCGCCGAGGCCGAGCTGCGCCAGATCTGCCGCGACGGTGGCGTGCGCCTGCTGGGCCCCAACTGCATGGGGCTGGTGAACACCGAGCGCGCGCTGCGGCTGGACGCCAGCTTCCTGCCCAGCGCCCCCGCCCGGGGCCCGGTGGCGGTGATCGCCCAGTCCGGGGCCGTGGCGGCCTCGATCGTGGCCATGCTGGCCGCCCGCGGCCTGGGCGTCTCCACCCTGGTGACCATCGGCAACTCCCCGGACGTCGGCCCCGCCGACCTGCTCGCCTGGGCCGCGGAGGACCGGCGCACCAAGGTCGCCGTGGTGCACGTCGAGAGCCTGGAGGACCCCGAGCAGGTGGTTCGCAGCACCGCGGCCATGGTCGGCTCGATGCCGGTCGTCCTGCTCAAGAGCGGCCGGACGCCCGTCGCAGCCAGTGCGGCGCACAGCCACACCGGGGCCGCCGCGGCCGACGACGCCGCCGTCGACGCCCTGTGCCGCCGCGCCGGGCTGCTGCGCGTCGACTCCCTCACCGAGCTCGTCGACACCGCCGCGGTGCTCGCGCTGCAGCGGCCGCCGCGGGGAGCCCGGACCGTCGTCGTCGGCAACTCCGGCGGGACGGGGGTGCTGGCCCTGGACGCGTGCGCCGAGGCGGGGCTGCTCGGCCCGGAGCTGACCCAGCACACCGTCATGCGCCTGCGCAGCCTGCTGCCCCGCAGCGCGGCGATCGGGCCGCTGGTGGACACCACCGCCGCGGCCAACCTGGCGCAGCTGACCGCCGCTGTCAGCACCCTGGCCGACGACCCCGGGGTGGACGCCGTGGTCGCCGTGGTCATCGCCCTGGAGCAGCTCCCGGCCGCCATCGTGCGGGACATGCTCGACCAGGTGTCCCGGGACCACCCCCGCACCACGTTCGTGGCCAGCGGGGTGGAGCTGGCCGCCGACCCCGGGGCGATGGTGCCGGCCGTCGCCGACCCGCGGCATGCCGTGCGGGCGCTGGCCAACGCGGTGGCGTGGTCGACCAGCACCTCCGAACGCGCTGCGGCCCAGAGCGCCGCGGCGGCCACGACTGCGCCGGCGCCGGGGTCCGAGCCGGCGCCGGCGCCTGCCGGTGCGGCGGGCGTCCCGGTGCCGCACGAGCGGGACGAGGCGGCGCGGTCGGTGGTCCGCGAGGTGCTCAAGGCCAGCCCCACCGGTGCCTGGCTGACCCCCGGACAGGTGCGCACGCTGCTGCGCGACCACGACGTCGAGCTGGTCCCGGTGATCGAGGCAGACGACCCGGGCACCGCGGCAGAGGCGGCGGCGATGCTGCCGTTCCCGGTGGTGCTCAAGGGTCTGGGCCCCACCCTGCTGCACAAGAGCGTCCACGGCGCGGTGGTGCTCGGCCTGCGCTCGGCCGACGAGGTGCGTGCCGCGGCCCGGGAGATGCTCACCCACCTCGACGACGCCGTCACCGACTTCGTGGTGCAGCCCCAGGTGCACGGCCGTCCCGAGCTGATCGTGGGCGGGGTGCGGCTGCCGCACTGGGGCGCGCTGGTCATGGTCGGCCGCGGTGGCGTCGACACCGAGGTCGACCCCGACCGGGCGTGGGGCCTGGCCCCGGTGCCCGAGCCGGAGGCCGCGGTGATGATCCGCTCGCTGCGCTGCGCCGGTGCCGTGCGCGGCCCGCACGGGCAGTCGGCGGCCGACCCGCATGCCCTGACCCGGCTGGTGCACCAGGTCTCCGAGCTCATGGACCAGGTGCCCGAGGTGGTCGAGCTCGACCTCAACCCCGTCATCGTCGGGGACCAGCACCCCCTCGTCGTCGACGCGCGGGTGCGCGTGGCCCCCGCACCGGACCTGCCCTGGCGGGCCGGGCTGAGGAGGCTGCGGGAGTAG
- a CDS encoding universal stress protein, whose product MPRTPVPHGAIVVGLDSSPTGVAALEWAVQEASRRNLPLHLLHAYFHELWLAAPPERPEALARTDEVVEAAVARVRSLDGDLRLTWDVPLGSAAGELVAASEHADTVVLGARGRGAVAGVLLGTVSLTVAMHAHCPVVVVHGGATEDGPQAGRVVVGVDGSESSAAAIGHAFAQASSRGAGLTAVHCWWLQISEGEIAGTAEAQGPADVAESGRLLLAEALAGWREKYPDVDVRELVLQEFPVESLIAQSAGAALMVVGTRGKGGFTGLLLGSVSQGVLRGAHCPVAVVRPTA is encoded by the coding sequence ATGCCCCGCACCCCGGTCCCCCACGGCGCCATCGTCGTCGGCCTGGACAGCTCCCCCACCGGCGTCGCCGCGCTGGAGTGGGCCGTCCAGGAGGCCTCCCGCCGCAACCTGCCGCTGCACCTGCTGCACGCCTACTTCCACGAGCTGTGGCTGGCCGCGCCGCCGGAACGGCCCGAGGCCCTGGCCCGCACGGACGAGGTGGTCGAGGCCGCGGTGGCCCGGGTGCGCTCCCTGGACGGCGACCTGCGGCTGACGTGGGACGTCCCGCTCGGCTCGGCCGCCGGTGAGCTGGTCGCCGCCTCCGAGCACGCCGACACCGTCGTGCTCGGCGCCCGCGGGCGCGGCGCCGTCGCCGGCGTCCTGCTGGGCACCGTGTCCCTGACGGTCGCCATGCACGCGCACTGCCCGGTGGTCGTCGTCCACGGCGGCGCGACCGAGGACGGCCCGCAGGCCGGACGCGTGGTCGTCGGTGTCGACGGCTCGGAGTCCTCCGCCGCGGCCATCGGCCACGCCTTCGCCCAGGCGTCCTCCCGGGGCGCCGGCCTGACCGCGGTGCACTGCTGGTGGCTGCAGATCTCCGAGGGCGAGATCGCCGGGACCGCCGAGGCCCAGGGCCCGGCGGACGTGGCCGAGTCCGGCCGCCTGCTCCTGGCCGAGGCCCTCGCCGGCTGGCGCGAGAAGTACCCCGACGTCGACGTGCGCGAGCTGGTCCTGCAGGAGTTCCCGGTCGAGTCGCTCATCGCCCAGTCCGCCGGCGCCGCCCTGATGGTGGTCGGCACCCGGGGCAAGGGCGGCTTCACCGGGCTGCTGCTCGGCTCCGTCAGCCAGGGCGTGCTGCGCGGTGCGCACTGCCCCGTTGCCGTGGTGCGCCCGACCGCGTAG
- a CDS encoding cation-translocating P-type ATPase, which translates to MTGQRLPGLTSEEAAARLVEHGPNTVPPPPPQPVWRRVARAVGDPMVLVLLAAVVLTLATGDLADTAVIAAVVVVNTVLAVRQEVTADRAVRALSDLAAPHCRVVRDGLERLVPSADVVPGDVVVLAEGDLVAADARLVEVAALRVDESMLTGESVAVDKVAGTGAPSTGARPTDRGVSAGEPPADTVLAGTVVVHGRGVATVSATGAASALGRIAALLTGPPVATPLQRRMAQLSAILAATAVALCAVVLGLGLLRGEPLETMLLTAVSLAVAAVPESLPVVVSVSLALAARRMATRHAVARNLAAVETLGSVTLLATDKTGTLTRASMEAVDRWVAPGAADRDLLRAAALCNDARLGADGPDVGDPTEVALLRIAREEGLDPDTLRRAYPRRDERAFDRLRMRMSTTHESLTPGGPDLVLCKGAPETVVVPAVLDEPGDVLAAARERSHELAAEGCRVLAFAQREKGPPSSAGVAPGAGADPETGMRLLGLVALRDPTREAAAGTVRACQDAGIEVVLVTGDHRLTADAVARQVGISGDGSVMARATPADKLAAVRDWQQRGHVVAMTGDGVNDGPALRRADIGVAMGGRGTEVARQAADLILADDDLGTVVAAVEEGRRVYANIRRFLLYGISGGASEVAVMLAGPAIGVPLPLLPAQILWVNLLTHSFVGAALGSEPVEAGSMHRPPRRPDEGVLGSGLWWRILAVGALLAAAALVVGAVVAGDQQRSATLLTLGAGQLGVAWAVRSRAAAGAGSNPALAWSVAGAAAMLSAAVLLPPLQTLLSTTTVAPAGWAGATAAGLAAYLLVRGLRSEPR; encoded by the coding sequence GTGACGGGCCAGCGGCTGCCCGGCCTCACCAGCGAGGAGGCCGCCGCGCGGCTCGTGGAGCACGGCCCCAACACCGTGCCCCCTCCCCCACCCCAGCCCGTATGGCGACGGGTCGCCCGCGCGGTGGGCGACCCGATGGTCCTCGTCCTGCTGGCCGCGGTCGTGCTGACCCTGGCGACCGGGGACCTGGCCGACACCGCCGTCATCGCCGCGGTCGTCGTCGTCAACACCGTCCTCGCGGTGCGCCAGGAGGTCACCGCGGACCGGGCGGTCCGGGCGTTGTCGGACCTCGCCGCCCCGCACTGCCGGGTGGTCCGCGACGGGCTGGAACGCCTCGTGCCCTCCGCCGACGTGGTGCCCGGGGACGTGGTGGTCCTGGCCGAGGGCGACCTGGTCGCGGCCGACGCGCGGCTCGTGGAGGTCGCGGCCCTGCGGGTCGACGAGTCGATGCTCACCGGTGAGTCGGTGGCCGTCGACAAGGTGGCCGGCACCGGCGCACCCTCCACCGGTGCACGGCCGACCGACCGGGGCGTGTCCGCTGGGGAGCCCCCGGCAGACACGGTGCTCGCGGGCACCGTGGTCGTCCACGGCCGGGGGGTCGCCACGGTCTCGGCGACCGGCGCCGCCAGCGCGCTGGGTCGCATCGCTGCCCTGCTGACCGGGCCGCCGGTGGCGACCCCGCTGCAGCGACGGATGGCCCAGCTGTCGGCGATCCTGGCCGCGACGGCCGTCGCCCTGTGCGCCGTGGTCCTGGGCCTGGGGCTGCTGCGCGGTGAGCCGCTGGAGACCATGCTGCTGACCGCGGTCAGCCTCGCCGTCGCGGCCGTCCCCGAGTCGCTGCCCGTGGTGGTCTCGGTCAGCCTGGCGCTGGCCGCGCGCCGGATGGCCACCCGCCACGCCGTCGCGCGCAACCTCGCCGCTGTGGAGACCCTCGGCTCGGTCACGCTGCTGGCCACGGACAAGACCGGCACGCTCACCCGGGCCAGCATGGAGGCGGTCGACCGGTGGGTGGCCCCGGGCGCCGCGGACCGCGACCTGCTGCGCGCGGCCGCCCTGTGCAACGACGCCCGGCTCGGCGCCGACGGACCGGACGTCGGGGACCCCACCGAGGTGGCGCTCCTCCGGATAGCCCGGGAAGAGGGCCTGGACCCCGACACCCTGCGACGCGCCTACCCGCGCCGCGACGAGCGGGCGTTCGACCGGCTCCGCATGCGGATGAGCACCACGCACGAGTCGCTGACCCCCGGCGGGCCGGACCTGGTCCTGTGCAAGGGCGCCCCGGAGACCGTGGTGGTCCCGGCTGTCCTGGACGAGCCCGGGGACGTCCTCGCCGCCGCCCGCGAGCGCAGCCACGAGCTCGCCGCAGAAGGATGCCGGGTGCTGGCCTTCGCCCAGCGCGAGAAGGGCCCGCCGTCCTCCGCCGGTGTGGCACCCGGCGCCGGCGCCGACCCCGAGACGGGGATGCGCCTGCTCGGCCTGGTGGCGCTGCGGGACCCGACCCGGGAGGCGGCCGCCGGGACCGTGCGCGCCTGCCAGGACGCCGGCATCGAGGTCGTGCTCGTCACCGGTGACCACCGGCTGACCGCCGACGCCGTCGCCCGCCAGGTCGGCATCTCTGGCGACGGCTCGGTCATGGCCCGGGCCACCCCGGCCGACAAGCTGGCCGCGGTGCGCGACTGGCAGCAGCGCGGACACGTCGTGGCGATGACCGGCGACGGCGTCAACGACGGCCCGGCGCTGCGGCGCGCCGACATCGGGGTCGCGATGGGCGGCCGGGGCACGGAGGTCGCCCGGCAGGCCGCCGACCTCATCCTGGCCGACGACGACCTCGGCACCGTGGTCGCGGCCGTCGAGGAGGGGCGCCGTGTCTACGCCAACATCCGCCGGTTCCTGCTCTACGGGATCTCCGGAGGTGCCTCCGAGGTCGCCGTCATGCTGGCCGGTCCGGCCATCGGGGTGCCGCTGCCGCTGCTGCCGGCACAGATCCTGTGGGTCAACCTGCTCACCCACTCCTTCGTGGGCGCGGCGCTCGGCTCCGAGCCGGTGGAGGCGGGCTCGATGCATCGCCCGCCCCGCCGCCCCGACGAGGGCGTCCTGGGGTCCGGCCTGTGGTGGCGCATCCTCGCGGTCGGCGCCCTGCTCGCCGCGGCTGCCCTCGTGGTCGGCGCGGTGGTCGCCGGGGACCAGCAGCGGTCCGCCACCCTGCTCACCCTCGGGGCCGGACAGCTCGGCGTCGCCTGGGCCGTGCGCTCCCGAGCAGCGGCCGGCGCGGGCAGCAACCCGGCCCTGGCGTGGTCGGTGGCCGGAGCCGCCGCCATGCTGTCGGCGGCCGTGCTGCTGCCGCCCCTGCAGACCCTGCTGTCCACCACGACGGTCGCGCCGGCCGGGTGGGCCGGCGCAACGGCGGCCGGGCTCGCGGCATACCTGCTCGTGCGCGGGCTGCGCAGCGAGCCGCGCTGA
- a CDS encoding NAD(P)-dependent alcohol dehydrogenase: MRAALLPDYKADLVVDDVPVSDPGPGEVLVRVAGAGLCHSDLHLVAGEVPVLPTFPWILGHEVSGYVEALGPGAHGFEHGEPVAVYGGWGCGMCRLCLGGEEQLCATTSWVGIGQPGGFAEFLVVPSPRHLVPLGDLDPVSSAPLTDAALTPYRAVRRCLPRLVPGTTAVVIGAGGLGQYAVQLLRELSAARVVAVEPSAVRRATALELGAHLALDPADEDLAGVSAAAVIDLVGSEQTLALAGHLASRRAEVVIVGLAGGTLPVSPLTLPAEVRVSGSMWGTRTELAEVIELARAGRLTTRVHERDLAAVNTAMHDLARGDVDGRIVLVP, translated from the coding sequence ATGCGCGCCGCACTGCTTCCCGACTACAAGGCCGACCTGGTCGTCGACGACGTGCCCGTCTCCGACCCGGGGCCCGGCGAGGTGCTGGTCCGCGTGGCCGGCGCCGGCCTGTGCCACTCCGACCTGCACCTGGTCGCCGGCGAGGTCCCGGTGCTGCCCACCTTCCCGTGGATCCTGGGGCACGAGGTCAGCGGCTACGTCGAGGCCCTCGGCCCGGGCGCCCACGGCTTCGAGCACGGCGAGCCCGTCGCGGTCTACGGCGGCTGGGGCTGCGGCATGTGCCGGCTGTGCCTGGGCGGCGAGGAGCAGCTGTGCGCCACCACCTCCTGGGTCGGCATCGGCCAGCCCGGCGGCTTCGCCGAGTTCCTGGTGGTGCCCAGCCCGCGGCACCTGGTCCCCCTCGGCGACCTCGACCCGGTCAGCAGCGCCCCGCTGACCGACGCGGCGCTGACCCCCTACCGCGCGGTGCGCCGCTGCCTGCCCCGACTGGTCCCGGGCACCACGGCCGTCGTCATCGGTGCCGGCGGGCTCGGGCAGTATGCCGTGCAGCTGCTGCGCGAGCTCAGCGCCGCCCGCGTGGTGGCCGTGGAGCCCTCCGCCGTGCGACGCGCGACCGCGCTGGAGCTGGGCGCCCACCTCGCGCTCGACCCCGCGGACGAGGACCTCGCGGGCGTGTCCGCGGCCGCGGTCATCGACCTCGTCGGCTCGGAGCAGACGCTGGCGCTGGCCGGCCACCTCGCCTCCCGCCGCGCGGAGGTCGTCATCGTCGGCCTCGCCGGCGGCACCCTGCCGGTCAGCCCGCTCACCCTTCCCGCCGAGGTGCGGGTCTCCGGCTCGATGTGGGGCACCCGCACCGAGCTGGCCGAGGTCATCGAGCTGGCCCGCGCGGGACGGCTCACCACCCGCGTGCACGAACGCGACCTGGCCGCCGTCAACACGGCCATGCACGACCTGGCCCGCGGGGACGTCGACGGACGCATCGTCCTCGTCCCCTGA
- a CDS encoding universal stress protein, translated as MTLYEAAAGPAQARSPLAGDVVAGLVHNGSAEAVARAAVREAVRRGCRVRFIQVLPPGLSEEDRADADRGTFRAALRALRGQSRVPCSFEVLEGEAGRILCERSRQAGILVIGRDLPDAVDHVAGYCQVHADCDVLTVAHLE; from the coding sequence ATGACTCTGTACGAGGCAGCCGCCGGTCCGGCGCAGGCCAGGAGCCCGCTCGCGGGCGACGTGGTCGCCGGGCTGGTGCACAACGGCTCCGCCGAGGCGGTGGCCCGTGCTGCCGTCCGCGAAGCGGTGCGCCGCGGCTGCCGTGTGCGCTTCATCCAGGTCCTCCCGCCGGGACTGAGCGAGGAGGACCGCGCCGACGCCGACCGTGGCACGTTCCGGGCGGCGCTGCGCGCCCTGCGCGGCCAGTCACGGGTGCCCTGCTCGTTCGAGGTGCTCGAGGGTGAGGCCGGACGGATCCTGTGCGAGCGCAGCCGGCAGGCCGGCATCCTGGTCATCGGGCGCGACCTGCCCGACGCGGTCGACCACGTCGCCGGCTACTGCCAGGTGCATGCCGACTGCGACGTCCTGACCGTCGCCCACCTCGAGTAG
- a CDS encoding GAF domain-containing sensor histidine kinase: MGEERIDLGEGSPWPAALELEDLLEQLRGRARTAQRSQERLGALLDAVVAVSADLDLSVVLARIVRSACQLVDARYGALGVLGPDGEHLSEFITYGLTEKERATIGDPPRGRGVLGLLIRDPRARRVRDISAHPESSGFPPGHPPMHSFLGTPIRIRDRLYGNLYLSEKQGAPEFTADDESMLIALAANAGVAIDNAQLYERARRQRRWSDASGEITRMLLEGRGESSALALMVRRVRELTGAELAAVGIHDDEGLVVRAIDAVDGAAEVGTLLRGDQWGELMSGREPLLLVPGSGEDLPQPAMVASARALATIATAGPTALVPIAVGEAELGVLVVAWDPSAESAATASLADLADFAALAGLGLEAAGAQRERARTVLLEDRDRIARDMHDHVIQRLFATGLSLQSAARLATNQVVQDRIDVAVDELDAAIKDIRNSIFALHRPDFGAGVRGELDEIVAAAAESLGFVPDFVVEGLLVALPDYAEVDLVAVVREGLSNIVRHANATSAGVHVTVGRDLVVEVTDDGVGAEPEAIRSGLANLERRALASGGTFEVRRREPSGTLLRWSVPL; encoded by the coding sequence GTGGGTGAGGAGAGGATCGACCTCGGCGAAGGCTCTCCCTGGCCGGCCGCCCTCGAGCTGGAGGACCTGCTCGAGCAGCTGCGCGGGCGGGCACGCACCGCCCAGCGCTCGCAGGAGCGTCTGGGGGCGCTGCTCGACGCCGTCGTGGCCGTCAGCGCCGACCTCGACCTGTCCGTGGTGCTGGCCCGCATCGTCCGCTCGGCCTGCCAGCTCGTCGACGCCCGCTACGGGGCCCTCGGCGTGCTCGGGCCGGACGGTGAGCACCTGAGCGAGTTCATCACCTACGGCCTCACCGAGAAGGAGCGCGCAACGATCGGCGACCCGCCCCGCGGCCGCGGTGTGCTCGGCCTGCTCATCCGCGACCCACGGGCCCGTCGCGTGCGGGACATCTCGGCGCACCCCGAGTCCAGCGGGTTCCCGCCGGGGCATCCCCCGATGCACAGCTTCCTCGGCACCCCGATCCGGATCCGCGACCGGCTCTACGGCAACCTCTACCTCTCCGAGAAGCAGGGGGCACCCGAGTTCACCGCCGACGACGAGTCGATGCTCATCGCCCTCGCCGCCAACGCGGGTGTCGCGATCGACAACGCCCAGCTCTACGAGCGTGCCCGCCGCCAGCGCCGCTGGTCCGACGCCAGCGGGGAGATCACCCGCATGCTGCTCGAGGGGCGCGGTGAGAGCTCCGCGCTGGCCCTGATGGTGCGGCGGGTGCGCGAGCTGACGGGAGCCGAGCTGGCCGCCGTCGGCATCCACGACGACGAGGGCCTGGTCGTCCGGGCGATCGACGCCGTCGACGGCGCGGCCGAGGTCGGCACCCTGCTGCGCGGCGACCAGTGGGGCGAGCTGATGTCCGGGCGGGAGCCGCTGCTGCTCGTCCCCGGCTCGGGCGAGGACCTGCCGCAGCCGGCGATGGTCGCCTCGGCCCGGGCGCTGGCCACCATCGCGACCGCCGGGCCGACCGCGCTGGTGCCGATCGCGGTGGGTGAGGCCGAGCTCGGCGTCCTGGTGGTGGCGTGGGACCCCAGCGCCGAGTCCGCCGCGACCGCGAGCCTGGCCGACCTGGCCGACTTCGCTGCCCTCGCCGGCCTGGGCCTGGAGGCGGCCGGGGCGCAGCGCGAGCGGGCCCGCACCGTGCTGCTGGAGGATCGCGACCGGATCGCCCGCGACATGCACGACCACGTCATCCAGCGGCTCTTCGCCACCGGCCTGTCCCTGCAGTCGGCCGCGCGGCTGGCCACGAACCAGGTCGTGCAGGACCGCATCGACGTCGCGGTCGACGAGCTCGACGCCGCGATCAAGGACATCCGCAACTCGATCTTCGCGCTGCACCGGCCCGACTTCGGCGCCGGGGTGCGCGGTGAGCTCGACGAGATCGTGGCCGCCGCGGCCGAGAGCCTGGGCTTCGTGCCCGACTTCGTGGTTGAGGGCCTGCTGGTCGCACTGCCCGACTACGCCGAGGTCGACCTCGTCGCGGTGGTGCGCGAGGGGCTGTCCAACATCGTCCGGCACGCCAACGCGACCTCCGCCGGGGTGCACGTCACCGTCGGCCGCGACCTCGTGGTCGAGGTCACCGACGACGGCGTGGGTGCCGAGCCGGAGGCGATCCGCAGCGGACTGGCCAACCTGGAACGCCGGGCGCTGGCCAGCGGGGGAACCTTCGAGGTCCGCCGTCGCGAGCCCTCGGGCACGCTGCTGCGCTGGTCCGTGCCCCTCTGA
- a CDS encoding MBL fold metallo-hydrolase RNA specificity domain-containing protein: MGTTLTFLGAAGTVTGSAFLLERGTQRVLVDCGLYQGEREWRRRNWEPFAVDPATIGNVVLSHAHLDHCGYLPALVRQGFTGPAWCTEGTAALAAIVLRDSAHLQEEDAEHAREAGYSRHDKPMPLYDAADAERAIEALCPCDYTLPVPLADGITLNLTRAGHILGSASSRVDVFGSSVLFSGDLGRPTHPLLLPREDPPAARTVVVESTYGDRTHPAPGRHPHAVLAEAMRRAERLRGAVVVPAFAVDRTELVLRAISDLLARGEAPDLPVYVDSPMALAALEVYARPGLRAELRPDVGPRLFELPRVHAVRSVQESVALNFPEEPCVIVSASGMATGGRVVHHLRHLLPERRNTVVLTGYQAVGTRGRDLAEGARQLKMFGRYVPVRAEVLVDEEFSVHADSGEVLAWLRRLPEPPETVYVVHGEPPAAAELAGRIRDELDWTAVVPRHGEKVRIDPA, from the coding sequence ATGGGGACCACCTTGACCTTCCTGGGGGCGGCCGGCACGGTCACCGGCAGCGCGTTCCTCCTCGAGCGCGGCACGCAGCGGGTGCTGGTGGACTGCGGGCTCTACCAGGGCGAGCGCGAGTGGCGCCGGCGCAACTGGGAGCCCTTCGCCGTCGACCCGGCCACCATCGGCAACGTCGTGCTCAGCCACGCGCACCTGGACCACTGCGGCTACCTGCCGGCGCTGGTCCGCCAGGGCTTCACCGGGCCGGCGTGGTGCACCGAGGGCACCGCGGCCCTGGCGGCGATCGTGCTGCGCGACAGCGCCCACCTGCAGGAGGAGGACGCCGAGCACGCGCGCGAGGCCGGCTACTCCCGGCACGACAAGCCGATGCCGCTGTACGACGCCGCCGACGCCGAGCGCGCCATCGAGGCCCTGTGCCCGTGCGACTACACCCTCCCGGTGCCGCTGGCCGACGGGATCACGCTCAACCTGACCCGGGCCGGGCACATCCTGGGGTCGGCCTCCTCCCGGGTCGACGTCTTCGGATCCTCGGTCCTGTTCTCCGGGGACCTGGGCCGGCCCACCCACCCGCTGCTGCTCCCCCGGGAGGACCCGCCGGCGGCCCGCACGGTGGTGGTGGAGTCCACCTACGGCGACCGCACCCACCCCGCGCCGGGGCGGCACCCGCACGCCGTGCTCGCCGAGGCGATGCGGCGTGCGGAGCGGTTGCGCGGCGCCGTGGTGGTCCCGGCGTTCGCGGTCGACCGCACCGAGCTGGTCCTGCGCGCCATCAGCGACCTCCTCGCCCGCGGCGAGGCCCCCGACCTGCCGGTCTACGTCGACAGCCCGATGGCGCTGGCCGCCCTGGAGGTCTACGCCCGCCCCGGCCTGCGCGCCGAGCTGCGTCCCGACGTCGGGCCCCGCCTGTTCGAGCTGCCCCGGGTCCACGCGGTCCGCAGCGTGCAGGAGTCGGTCGCGCTGAACTTCCCCGAGGAGCCCTGCGTCATCGTCTCGGCCTCGGGCATGGCCACGGGCGGGCGGGTCGTGCACCACCTGCGCCACCTGCTGCCCGAGCGCCGCAACACCGTGGTCCTCACCGGCTACCAGGCCGTCGGCACCCGCGGGCGGGACCTGGCCGAGGGGGCGCGACAGCTGAAGATGTTCGGCCGCTACGTCCCGGTGCGCGCCGAGGTGCTCGTGGACGAGGAGTTCTCCGTCCACGCCGACTCCGGGGAGGTGCTCGCCTGGCTGCGCCGGCTGCCCGAGCCCCCGGAGACGGTCTACGTCGTGCACGGCGAGCCACCGGCCGCGGCCGAGCTGGCCGGGCGGATCCGCGACGAGCTCGACTGGACCGCCGTCGTGCCCCGGCACGGCGAGAAGGTCCGCATCGACCCGGCCTGA